aaaacttccTCTCTTTTACCGCTCTCCTAGATATTTATCCGAACGAAAGCAGTAAAGATGTGCCGCTTGAATAGGAAAAAACCACTAAAACGAAAAGACGGGTCTGACACGAAGCATTGACCAAAGATTTTCGCATTATTCCACTTGCAGAAGAGGCGAAATATCGCATAAGACAAGCCCACAACTTCAACAACCACAGGCACGAAGAAGAGGGAAATTAGGCGAAGAGTAATCACGCGATAATAAGAAAGAAGCACGAAGAGCAATCTTACGACAAGTACACCGCGACATTCTAGAGAAGAAGCACGAAGCAACAACACGATAGACATGGACAGTTCTCTAAAGCTTGGCGAATAAGACAAACTGAAAATAAGATCAACTAAAAAAGATTTTGCACGTGAACTAAGTTGTCTTCTACTGATGTATTTGTCTATATAAAGATTTAAATAGTAGAGAGAGGGGCATAATAGAGAGAATTCGGTGAGTAAGTAAAATAAACCAACAAGAGAGAAAATAAGCCTTGTAATCTACTTTCATCTTACATCTCTCCATTGTTGTATAAAAACTcaccttgaatctcttgtaagaaCATCATATACTCAATACAAAATGTATACGAAGATCACACTAGTGTCAAAGTGGTGAATAATATCTTTAATCTTAGAGTTGATCTAAATGACTTAGGTTTTGTGTTATTATCATTACaatgggtgtagttgtgggattttccgcaactacatCAAGATTCCAAAGTGGATGGGTTCAATTTCTAATTGCGTGCTTCTTGTGTCATTAAAGTTAGAAAATTGCTATAATTGTGAGAAGCTTCCAGCTCTAGGTATGCTCCCATGTCTTAGGGATATTGAGATTTCGGGAATGACGGCAGTCAAGTATTTGGGTAGAGAATTTTTTTACcaccaccaagatgaagaaaatagtaGTAGCTCTACAACATTATTATTCCTCTCATTAGTTGTGTTGAAAATAGTATTTGGTATGTTCAATTTAGAAGAATGGGTTGCTCCTCCTTCATCTTGTTTTTATGTTGATTCCTTCCCTCTCCTTGAGAAGCTATATATGCAGGATTGTCCGAAATTGAGAAGCCTACCGAACAAATTCCCTTCACTTAGGGTATTGAGATTAATCAGAACCAGCGGCGCCACTAGAGGAGGAGGATGTCTGACCTCTCTCACATCCATTAATATATGTAATTCTCCAGAGCTGATATATTTACCACTGGGGGCGTTAGTCCAAGACAATACTCCGAATCTTTATTCTTTAGAGATCAGTAATTGTTACGAGAGTTACTGCGGAAGATAAAGTTAGAAGCACCCTCGGCAGTACATGGCAGGACTTTGTCCACCATAAGTGAAGTCATAACCACCTCGTAGACCAATGTTTTGAGCACCCATTCACTCTCAACACCCATGAGGACCAAAGCCATCATGACAAGTGTGGATTGATTTCTGAGAAGGTTAGATTGAACTTTAAGCCTTAAAAAGAAAGTActtgaaggaaggaaggaagaTGCGCTACAACTAATGAACAGTTGCAAGAAAGAGTGAAAGGGCGCATAAGAGTGATGCGCGATCAGTATTACCATCCTGAAGGCCATTAAGGCCATTGCTAAAATCCAATTACCATTCTGAACTGAAGAGAACAAAAACAGTTTGTTTTATTGGTGAGATTACAACACACTTAAAATCTCTTTGATTATTTCTTCCGCAATTTTTTATAAGTACATTTATCAATTCAAACACAATACAAAAATCAGTAATATAACAAAATAAGAGTGCTTTTACGTTACTACGATCAATTTTCGTGAATACAACAACGGATTATTCTACTCACAATGGAATCGATAATTCTCCAATATCCAAACCACCATTTCTCTTTTTTGAGAAGCAGAACCAAGAAGAAACCCCAAAATCCAAGTCCAAACCCCAACGAAATAACGCCGTAAAACAAAATTCTCTCAATTGCATCCTCTTTAACACCATCTTCTGGGACTTGAATTGTAGGATTTGTATTACAAGGTATCGAGCTATTACCACACAAgcctttgttgttcttcaacGCATCAACAGGAGCATCCTTAAATGCCTTGGTGTTTGGAAGAAGACCACTCAATTCATTGTACGAAACATCAACGATAGTCAAGCTAACCATTTGAACAAATGAAGATGGAATTGAGCCGGAAAAATTGTTGTGGGATAAATTTAATGTTTCCAGTTTTCTTAGTTTTCCGAGAGCTGACGGTATCTCTCCAATAAACTCATTGTAACTAAGATCTAGCAAAATCTGTAACGAATCCAAGTTTCCAATCTGGGGTGGGATGCTTCCATCAAAATTGTTTGTGCCCAACTTTAAAGATAATAACTGGGAACACTCCCCTAGTTGTTTTGGTATCGACCCGATTAGTTTGTTTGATGATAAATCGAGATGTGTCAGGTTGGATAACATTCCAATTGCGGAAGACAACCTACCAGAAAGTTGGTTATTACCCAAATCTAATAGGATTAATGAAGACAATCTCAACAACTCCTCGGGAATTTTTCCTACTAAGTTATTGGAATAAAGATAAAGTACCCTTAACATTTTCAACTTCCCTATTTCAGATGGTATTCTTCCAGTGATATTGTTCCCACCTAAAGATAGGACTACCAAATTTTGACAATTCCCCCAGTCTTTTGAGAGTTCACCATACACCATATTGTTATTCAAAGCTAACATCTCTAGATTCGGATACACGTGAAACGCCTCTGTAACATTATCAACCAATTCATTATTTGTAAGACCGAGTTCTCTCAGGCTGGTGCAATTTCTAAGGCTTCTTGGTATAGGACCCttgaaaaaaatttcatctacCAGAAACTTTTCAAGTAATCCGTTTTGACATATACTTTGAGGTAAATAAccagaaaacttgttgtaactcaAAAACAATATTCTCAATTGTGTTAGATTGTTGAATCCCATTGGCAATGAACCGGTTAATTCATTTTGGAAAAGACTTAATAAAATCAAATTTCTCAGATTACCTACAGATGCAGGGACTGAACCAATGAGATTATTCATACCGGATGCGAAGATGGCAAGAGACCTTAGATTTCCTATATTCTGAGGTATGGTGCCGGAAAGCATATTATCGTGTATGTATAAATTTCTTAAGTTGGTTAAATTGCATATCGAAGTAGGGATTGAACCTGTGAGATTGTTTCCGAAGAAATCCAAGGTTGAAAGAGAGTGTAACCTTCCTATATCTTGAGGAATGATGCCAGAAAGGTGGTTCCACCCTAGGTAAAGAGTGACTAGGCCAGTTAAATTGGTTAAAGAAGTAGGGATTGAACCAGTGAAATTGTTTCTATCCAAGGCCAAGTAAGTAAGAGACCTTGGTTTACCAATATCTTGAGGTATGATGCCAGAAAGGCTGTTCCAAAAAAATGATAAATAAGCCAAGTTAGTGAGATTGCATATAGAAATAGGGATTGAGCCAGTCAGACTGTTCATGTGCAACCATAAATCAGTTAGAAGATATAAATTGGCGATTTCTTGAGGGATAAGTCCACTAATTTGATTGTTGGAAAGATTTAATAACTGCAGATTTCTTAGAAGGCCAATTTCTAGTGGAATATGTCCAGAAAATCTATTGTTGGAAAGATCGAGATAGGTGAGTTTTGAAAGATTACTAATTTGGGAGGGAATGGTTCCAGAAAGATCATTCTGGCTCAAGTCAAGACTAACTAAGCTGGAGAATGATGAGAAATTGAAACTATGGAGCGTACCTTGTAAACCCCAACCAGTAATGCTCAATTTCGTGACACTCCCATCAGTGTTACAAGTGATTCCATACCACTCGCATGGACTCGTAGCATTAGTAGTAGAATTCATCTTCCAAGAAGAGAGGGGAGAAGTAGTTTGATTCACAAGGCttgatttccatttcaaaagAGCATCTACTTCTAGTTCTACTGCTTCAAGATGTTGTCTATTATGAGTTGAAGATATCGAAGAACCATATGCAAAATGAGCAACAGCATTGTAAGATGAAATTATTAGTAACACCAAGAACACTAGTAGTGAAGTATCAGTGGAAACCCTTATTCGTTGAAACATTTTGAAAGAagaagagttttgtgtttttggctGATGATTATAAGTAGAAGGGGTTCTTATAATAAaatattgttttctttggttTGGTTTGGAAGACTTGGTTCATTTCCAGTCAACTGATTATCTTAGAAAAATCTGCTACTTTGGACGTGTGTGTGGTTCTCGTTCTGAGTTTCATGTTGGTCTACACAAACGTACAAGTCAAGGCTATGCGTGGCTGAGTATTATTTGGCTCTTATCTCATTATTTCTTAAAAATCAGTACAAGGACATAAAATCAAATCTTCTGTCACGACTCAGGCTGGCTCTAATGGGATCCAAGATCCAAGTTTCTCACTATTAAAGTGTCGTTAATAAGGCTACTGTTATCTTTAAggatgcacaggaaccgagccgaaaACCCGAACCGACCCGGAACCGGcggaaccgtacctgtttttgtaccgaaccgaggaagggggtacaggtaccggtccaaaatatAGGAACCGAGGTTGATGAGGTACATGTACACGGTCCTGCCTAAATCCCGTACCGTCCCGGACCGAATATACCGAAGAATTCTAGTCATCAGATTTAGAGGTAGTGAACTAATAATAGCCATTAGATTTAAGgggtatatatatataacataaggctagggtttcttattttcttctttcttttttccgtctctctcagagaaggagaagaactccATTAGAGTTACAGGGAAGAGTTTTATTCTGAATCTTCTCTTCTCCATTAGACTTCAACTCCACGAACACCAGTTACACTTACACCACCTCTAGatcgagaagaagaaggagaaattgttaACCAAGTGTaagtttttttgctttttttctcTCCAATTTTACTGATTCTTTATTTATTGTGTTTTATTGTGATTCACAGAACTTGATTCGTTATTTTTATTGTGATTTTTGATGGCCAATTGCTTGGAATTGAAttaatttaatttagggtttgatatAGGGTTATATCACGCCAAGGAGAAGACGAAGGGAAAGGATTCAAGGAACCATCCAGCTCAGAAATTGTTAATCAAGGGTAAGTTCATCAAACTCTCTCATTTATTCCTGTGAAATCTTCTTCTGTTTTTGTGAAATCTCTCATTTTTGTAGGGTATTTATGTTTGTTTGATCCTCGGATTTCTAATTCAGTGGACTTGAGATGCTAATTAAAAAATTTATGTGAAAATTCATTAAACCATATTGCAATGGAATTCagaatatctaaaaaaaaattacctgtGCTGTGTAGGGTTTCTTTGGTTTGATTTAGGTTTGGTTGGGGAACTGTATACGACTTTATTTAGCTTCAGATTTGTAAATGAGTTTAACTTGTCTATTTTAAGGATATAAGTGGAGTGTGCTCTTTGTTTTTAAGTTGCATCATGTCCATTTTTGCTTTATTAGAATTGTGTCTGTAGTTAACACTTGTATTATCTAGTGTAGCTTTGTTATATTTGTCGTACAAAGTTGTCGTCACTAAATAATTCGTTGTTAGTAATAGCTTTAAGGTACTTACTTCCTTGTTTtgtaaatatatatatttctgtgaactgtttttttttcttgagctTATAAGGTGCTTGCGAATCTGCTGTACAAGCCAAggaggaagaaaaaaagagattagTAATTGTTTCTACTCGCGGTTTAGTGCCGGCGGTAAGTTTCTTGAAACAATAATGTGAAATGATGCTTTTGTGATAGATTTTTACTATGGTTGCTTACTGAAACTTCTGCTTTGCTTTGTATCATTCACTCCCTGCAAATATGGTGTGTGCAAATTTGGAAACCATGACTCTCTCATTCCTTATCTAACTTGTGCATTTGGTTGATGTTCTAGTTGCTCTTACTGATTCATGAACATGTGTGTAGTTTGGCACTTTGGATTGTAATCTTCTTATGTATTTTATATGCAAATGGCATCCTGAATCTGCAAAGTGataatgattgttgttgttgtggattgTGAATCGAAATCATGTTTGAATTGGTGCCTGTCTCAGTTTATTCCATTAGTGTTAGGCATTTTTGTTTGCAGTATCTTGTATTTTGTTGGTCTTTTATGTATTAAACTGTAAACTCTTCTTCGGATTTTCAAATTTGCATTTGATAGAATGCTtgctcatttttttttcattttgctcATATATTTCTGAGTTGGGTGATTGGTATGTTCTTATATACTTAAAAATGTTATTTTTAGTTCAAATTACTTACTAACTGCTATTAAATTTTTTTTCCAGAGTTCCACAGGTTCTATCATAGCCACCGCCAGTGCTGCCATGGAGTTGGAATAGCCGAATAGTCATCTTTTATTTGCAATGTCCTTCTTTTCTTCATTCAAATTACTTAAGAGTCTTAAGACTATTGTTTGTAATTGTGTATGTCTATGTGTTGCAGCTACTGTCTACTTGCTATgtatttagatttggattgttaATATTACATCTATCTTTTTAAAGAACAagaattttttttacaaaagTACCGACAGataccggaaccgtacctggtaccgtacgtgtaccgaattgtaccggaaccgaggtacaggtaccggtccaaaattttggaaccgaggttagggaggtacaggtactcggcctccgcaagaaccgagccgaaccgtaccgtgtgcacccttagttaTCTTGATTCCCAGAGAGTGCTTCATTTTGCTTGGATTCAAGATGGAAGTAGTCCAGGCATGCACTTTGAAACCGCGTACGAAAAAAGCATTATACGCCGTTCCTAACTGCGTACCAGCGAATATTCTACGGAAATATTCTTCCACATGTCCTTAGGAACTGCGTGCCACGGTGATTAAAACCACGTATCCCAAATACGCAGTTACAACGGGCGCGCCCGTtttatatttgtttgacctttttttttaCCTACACCCAGTTTACATTCTTATCCAATGGCGCGCCACTTCAAACTGCGCATCGCCTAGGAATCTTGGATCCCCACTACGGCCGGGCGTTGAGTTTTGGTAACATGGATCCGGTGAGAAACTTGAATCTTGGCGTACCATTAGACCCAGCCTCAGTGTGTTGCCCAAAATAAACTTAGGTGCACAATTAGCGTCCCGTGCCATAAGTGCTAATTTATTGAAAACTCCGAGATTAGTGTTCTTCCATTGGGATGGTCTAAGGTCTTCCCTTCCGGTCATATTTTATAACGATTCAATTTCGTCACTTATACATGACACATCAACAAGGAGAATCTGGTCACTTGGAATGGCAGGAGACATAAGCCCCGTTTGGAttgctatttttttttaaccaaaagcactttgtaactaacttgtaacaaacttttatcaaaaattgGGTTTGGTAAAACTTACAGCAACGCACAACACAACAGAAAAGCACTTTTCTTGTAAGGGAGAAATATCGCACCACGTAGAAATTTGGTATGAAGTATCGCGTCGCCCTAAGGGAACGATTTAAGAACGCGACGGAATGGTATTCAGCTCAACGGGTGGCCCGACAGATAAATACAACTTCTGAAAAGTAAATCAATAAGACAAACATGGTCCCAGCATGTGAGTCTTGGTTGTCTTCTACTAGGATAACTATCTATATAAGGAGCTAAAAGACATTGTAAGAGACAGAAATCAATTTTAGGAGAGATCATTTTATGAGAGAAATCGGTTGAAAGAGAGAGATAACACACAAATATCTTTTACTTCTTCTCTTtcatccatcaccaccaccacccaaaTCTAGAGCTCTACCAAAAACccattaatggagattctaaatgtaatactcatgtaatttcaataattatagtgaagaaccatggatgtagatcacattgatcgaacgaGAATTTTTTTGATGGGGCAGATTTTGGATGGTGTGATGGGGGATCAATAGAAAACTACCATTTTCCATCAGGTTTTCTGACTAATTAATTTTCTGATATTTATAACAAGGGTGTTTACGGTAGTGTAGGCTGTCGCAGGTTTCCTTTttctactcatgaaaaaatatgaaggaagataAACCCTCTCCCTCTCCCTCTCCATGGAATTAAAACAAGCGAAGAACATCAAACATGGGTTAAAAGATtagacttttatttttatttttttggatctTGATCTTGTTTatattgggaaaaactaatataagattaaaagaagagatttttattttcatgattttggaTCTTGATCGTAACGAATTTTTTAGTACCATCAAAATCCAAACATTAATTTTGATCGTCACCTGTTACTCTTCGTGTTATCAAAGAGTACACACGAGAGATTTGTTTCGCAGAAAGGCATTGAAATATTTATTCCTTCTACATCTTCATCAATGGAGATTATAACTTATAAGGCATGCAATTGTCAATGGCAGTAGCAGTAACAATGCCAGTGATATTTTAATTTTCTCTATTTGATCAAGGTCTGTGAATATCATTCATCAAATTAGTAAATCGTTAACATTTTTCTAA
The nucleotide sequence above comes from Papaver somniferum cultivar HN1 chromosome 8, ASM357369v1, whole genome shotgun sequence. Encoded proteins:
- the LOC113306642 gene encoding MDIS1-interacting receptor like kinase 2-like — translated: MFQRIRVSTDTSLLVFLVLLIISSYNAVAHFAYGSSISSTHNRQHLEAVELEVDALLKWKSSLVNQTTSPLSSWKMNSTTNATSPCEWYGITCNTDGSVTKLSITGWGLQGTLHSFNFSSFSSLVSLDLSQNDLSGTIPSQISNLSKLTYLDLSNNRFSGHIPLEIGLLRNLQLLNLSNNQISGLIPQEIANLYLLTDLWLHMNSLTGSIPISICNLTNLAYLSFFWNSLSGIIPQDIGKPRSLTYLALDRNNFTGSIPTSLTNLTGLVTLYLGWNHLSGIIPQDIGRLHSLSTLDFFGNNLTGSIPTSICNLTNLRNLYIHDNMLSGTIPQNIGNLRSLAIFASGMNNLIGSVPASVGNLRNLILLSLFQNELTGSLPMGFNNLTQLRILFLSYNKFSGYLPQSICQNGLLEKFLVDEIFFKGPIPRSLRNCTSLRELGLTNNELVDNVTEAFHVYPNLEMLALNNNMVYGELSKDWGNCQNLVVLSLGGNNITGRIPSEIGKLKMLRVLYLYSNNLVGKIPEELLRLSSLILLDLGNNQLSGRLSSAIGMLSNLTHLDLSSNKLIGSIPKQLGECSQLLSLKLGTNNFDGSIPPQIGNLDSLQILLDLSYNEFIGEIPSALGKLRKLETLNLSHNNFSGSIPSSFVQMVSLTIVDVSYNELSGLLPNTKAFKDAPVDALKNNKGLCGNSSIPCNTNPTIQVPEDGVKEDAIERILFYGVISLGFGLGFWGFFLVLLLKKEKWWFGYWRIIDSIVSRIIRCCIHEN